Genomic segment of Arachis hypogaea cultivar Tifrunner chromosome 16, arahy.Tifrunner.gnm2.J5K5, whole genome shotgun sequence:
TTAGTCTAGTTCCGTCTCTGCTCACTCTAACATACTTTAGTCACATTGAGatacaaaaacataaataaagagTCCATATAAGTATTGAAacattccattttttttttcatttattttaattctgtttttttttatttaaattctatCATTTTTATTCAAGCACTTATCAACCTCtacatattttaaaataaattttataattttaaattctttatatttttgtacttatttttttatttttaactttttatattattatttttatatttttattgggtattatttataaattctaacaacaagacataaaaaaaaattcatcataTCTGCTCTTGACGTGTTTTTACCTTATATGATGACTAGCTACAACCTACAAGGTCATTCTTCAACAACATAAAACATTCACTTAGCTTCAAAGTATTTTGAAACGCCTAAGCTTCTAATCAAGAAATcgaattaaatctaattaatgtATAATGCACAaatatttatggaattttttaataatttaactttGTATAATATGATCTGTGATATAAATAATGCCTTCGCTCCCcaataattttgatatatatatatatatatatatatatatatatatatatatatatatttgccttatgagaataaattttattatttaaatatttaaaaggcccaaaaataaaaaaataaaaaatctacaaACTCGCACtaatattaaattagtttaatcATTTATATTATAATgagttaaaacttttatgttcgTGATTAGCAAGTTAAAAACCTAGCTAACAAATACGGTGCAAAATAAAATCCTATAACATTTGACACAAATTTATTATTGATGATTATGAATATTTAAAAGAATCTATTTGTGTGTACTACTATTTCGTCTACTTCCTCTATAAAAATTTTGACACACATTTTAATGTTTTATCGAATGATATAATTTTATTggtattaatttttattctttataaatTATGTATACACTTTATTCCACTCCTCTTTATGACTTTTTTTTCTGTGATGATTGTTGTACATTACCCTTGTACTATACATAATTCAGTAAGAAATGATACAAAAACAAGAGTATGAAAGATTGGCAACCCAGTAGTTAACATAGGACATGAATTCATAAAAGCATAGTGGTTTTAATTTCTGGaggaattaaaaggaaaaatgtaATTTTGTTAGTGGAATTTGTGTTTGTATGTTTTGTCCTCAGAAAAACAAAGGAAGAGTAATGTGTTGTAATTAGTGGACAATAGAAAAGGCAATGGGCATGGTGTGGTGTGGTGTGGTGGGGTGGGCACTGTCAttttgcactttgtttgattcatTCATTCTCCGTTTCAACCTCCACTAGTAGAAGTAGTACTATTCTCTCTTATTACACCCACTACTGTTTTTATCAGATCAATCCAACCGAatttggactattatatatgtgAATCCATTTTCACCTGCCCTAAAACTTGCTTccaatttcacaaaataaaagtCTTTTGTCTTGGCCCCTATTTATAGGGGGGTAGGGCACTACACTACTACCTCCTTCAAGTACTATCAGACCAAATAAAAGGGATTAATGTCTCGTACAACATTAGAATCCCATTAACCTAACCTTATCATCACCGCTAGAATTTAATGTCCTTTGTTTCTGTAGCCAGAGTTTTCAAACTTGCGTTCATTaaatttgggttcacactagaaTTAATAGGCGTAATTAAATTcacaaaatccaaattaaattcaCTATATTGGTATATATTATGAACATAGTGAAGTGtgcaattattttcattttatatctatgtGCTTCAAAAACCTTACtgtatatatgtatacatatcCACATGGCTGtgctaataaataattattaaaggcAACATGACAGGAACTTCTTCCAACCAGATGAGCCGCTATCTCTTCCCTGCAAAGAGTTTAAACACACACCATTAATTATATGTATATCATGTGTTTAATTATGGGTGAAAATTCAGATGCAGTCGaattatctaacggctctcagatatcaacttctcctcaagtcgacttcacctgagttttcaccttaattaattattaaaggaTCGTTAAAATATACATACCGAGTGTGAAGGTTTATGATTGGTTTTAGGAGTGGGCAATAATCTTTGCTTAGAGTTTTGATTCATTACCATCACCACTTTATGATTTGCTTCACCAAGTTCTTCAAAAACTGCTGAGTTCAACTTAACACTCTTATCCCCTTCGCTCCTCTCTGCAACAACGCTTAGATGATTCTTATTACTTTTCTGATCATCACCGTCTTTCTTCGCGTTCAAATCTATCGAAAAATATGCCTCGCTGAATTGGCGACTCGGCGTGGATTTATCTCTCAACGGTGTTCTTTCTTCCAAATACGCTCTGAAATCACGACCTCGTGATGGACTTGGACTACCAACAACTTTTCCTTGTTGGATCTGCGTGGCAACCAAACGCATGATCTCATACACCATGCCGCCGCCGTGGTGGGCGGTGAACTGCGTCATCAAAGCGTTGGCCTGAGTGAAAGAAGGATGCTCAACCGACTGCGGTTCGATGTTCTGAACAGCGCAGGCGATGTGCGAGTCGAACTCGCACATCCTGCATCTGTATAGCCAACCAATGTTGTAGGTTGACTTGGTGCACAAGTCACAGAAGAAGTCATAGGGAGGCATGAATTCGAGCTCCATTCTGTGAGGGTGCGGCGAGATGGCCACGGACAGCGGCAGCGCCAGGCAGAAGGCGTGGAAGAATACGCTGCTGCATTCGGCGCAGTGGTAGGTGAATCCGGTGACGTGGTGGCCGCACGCGGCGCATCTTAGGGTTGCTCTGGTGGCCGGTGAGGATGGTATGACGATGAGGACTAGATCGTGTTTGGAATGGGATGGATGCTTTGTTATCAGTGGCATCTTGAAGCATGCATAGTGGAGAGAGAAGTTGCAGGGTTCGCAATGGTAGTAGGATTCACCATTCATGAAACTTAGCTTGCAGCCAAAGCATGTtacattgttattattgtttaattCTGTGGTGAATTCCAATGGATGTGGATGACTAAAGTGGACAACGCTTGGGTCTTTGCGCATTATTGATCCCATTTCTTGTTCAGTTAATTCAACTTGTATTGTATGTGTGTTTATATTGGTTGGTTTGCCTTGATTTTCTTTGGTGGAATGATTCACAGTTCAAATTGGAAGCTAGCTGTTACCCTTCCATTTGTCTCATCTCTTCATCATCATGCATCACATGATGCTCTTTGGATATGTCAAACACAACAACTTCTATATGTTTAGTATCATTATTATAAAATGGAGGTAATATATATACCTAAAATTATTCTTGGTGTTTAATTTGTTGGGGGGCACGTGGTTGATACTTGGTATATATTCGGAGATTCTGAAGAAAACATTGGAAGGGAAGGAATTATGAATATTTGCGTGATGAACAAAGCAGGTAGGGTTGTGTTTTGTTTAGTTCTatacaaacaaattaaatatccacACATATATTTTAGCCGGCAAAATGCGATGCATGCATCTTTTGCTGCTATTCACCAAACGGCAATGGAATTTTGCATTTGACCTGGCCTTCTTTTTTGCACATTAGAAAACAACATATTGCTTACTAGTTTTCAACATATTGCACACAAAAGACTATTAATATGAAGAATAAATGGGTGCTTAGCATTGCGTGCAAGTTCTGGTCATACCCGTATTTTTAGGAAAACACTTaagttataaaatatatataatgtgaGATATTATATCTAACCCATATTATATTAATCATTAGATTTTTAATTGAGTATCCAAAAAGGTTGCCAAAAGAAAAGAACTTTCCCTTCCTTTTGTAGAAAAGTAAATCCTATTCTGCATTGGATAAACAAAGAATAATAAGCATACCACATCAATTCCTTCTTTGATGTCTTTCTTCACGTGAAGTAAACTTGATGCCTAATTAACAGTAACCAAATACTCAAGAATCGAATTTGGAAAATGACCAAAAATAAAAACACTACTCTTATTTATATCCCTTGTCTCCCTCAGTTCAAAGAATTCCAAACTTGTGCATTTTGCTATTGAAACTATCAAACAAACATGGATCAAAAGATTGAGCATTTCAGCCATGTGCACCCATTGCTATTGAAAGAGGATCACAAGAATGAAGATGATGGGGTGAAACTAGTTTCTTGCTCAGCCTGTGAGAACCAGATTTCAGGTCCTTCCTATTCTTGTAAAGAATGCAACTACATTATTCACAAATCATGCATAGAACTTCCACTCAAATTGAAGCATCCCTTGCACCCTCAACACCCTCTCACACTCCTTTCAACTCCACCTTATGATGCAGGGTACTTTTGTGATGCATGCAGAGGAACCTTCAACAATGGATTTGTCTACCATTGCTCTCTTTGCACCTATGATCTTGACATATCATGTGCTTCTACATGGCACCCTGATGATGGCCATGTTCATGCCTTCATTTCCTTGAATAGTTTGCAGCCATTTGTTTGTTATGCTTGTGGAGACGAGGCTGGCGAGGGCTCGGCCTCCTTTTGCACTGCTTGCCAGATTTGGGTTCATTGCAGCTGTGCTGAATTGCCTCATACCATCATAAAACATTTCCATCATCATCCTTTGCAGCTCACCTATTCGCTTAATCGTGTTTACGGATTCAGGGATGACATAACTTGTGGTGTATGTCATGGAACAATGAGTTCAGGATTTGCAGGTTATTATTGTTCAGATTGCAGATTTCCAATGCATTTGAAGTGTCCAGCAAAACAAGAAGAGGATTTTGAGTCTGATACTGAGGAAGAAAAGGATCATGAAGATGAGACGCTTGCTCTTGATAAGGACAAAGAATCCAATGTTGATTTTGGACATAACCATTTGTTAACATTGATAGAGGAACTGGGTTTGGAATTTGCTGATAAACTCTGTGATGGGTGTGTACAAGCCATCACTGCACCACCATTGTATTCTTGTTCAGAGAATTGTGGTTTCCTTCTTCATAAGAGCTGTGCTGATTTGCCTAGAACGAAGCAGCACCGGTTTCATCCTCATCCTTTGACTCTTCATTCTAAGGCACCTTCTTATGATGGCATTTATAGGTGTGATAGCTGCAAATCATTGAGCAATGGCTTCGTGTATCGCTGCGACGAGTGTCAGTTCGACCTTGATGTTCGTTGTGGCACCCTTGAGGACAAAGTTAAGCATGAAAGCCATAAGCATCCTCTTTCCGTAGAGAAGACAAACATTGCAAGGGAATGCAAATGTTGTCACTCTCCATCAAAATATGTGCTTGTATGTGATGTTTGTGATGATTTTGCCATTGATTGTGGGTGTGCTAATCTACCCTCTAAGATTTGGAACATGTGTGACAAACATGTTCTGAATCTAATCTACTATGGTCAAGGTAAATTGATAGAATGCAATAACTGTGGCATTTGCAGAGAAAAAATATCTCCAAAGAAATGGTGGTACTATTGTGAAGAATGTGATTTTGGTGCTCATCCTTCTTGTGTAGTTGACAAGTCTTTTAGTAGTGTCAAATTTGGAGGCACTTTCCAATATGATGCACACTCTCACCCGCTTGCATTGGTTGAAGAAACTGGGAAGCACCCTCCTCCTCCATGTGAAGCTTGTGGTGAAGGCTGCAAAGGTTGGACACTTGAATGTGAGCAATGCAAATGCTACTTCCACAGAGAGGGGAAATGTTTCTGGGAGCAGCTTAAGAAGAGTTCACAGTACTCGACACTGTCTAGAACGATGAGGCATAAATTTGCAGCAAATGTGTTGGCTGCCACTCCCAATGTAACTGATAAATGAGAGACTAATAATTTCAAATGATTTAGCTTTTATTCCTATCCTATAGTATTCTGTGTATAATGTGTGATTAAACTATATACATAAATTCTTTATTTATAATGATCAATACCTTGTTCGTGCAACTCTTTATGCATTAATATTTGTTCATGTACATATTGTTAAAATAAGTGTTATTAAATGAGTTCCGCCAATTACTTTTTCCATTGTTAACCATTACTAAAAATTTTGCAATTTGCATCCATATATTTCTGTTTAGCTTTGGCAGGGAATAAAGTACTGCTAAAAATCAACTATCAACTATAAACTATTCCCTAATAAAAATCATACTTGCATCCCTTCCCCAGTAAACAAACAATGAACTTTGATGTGTATCCTCTGCAATAAACCATTAGCAAAATAAAATTTGAAGACAAGAAAACAAGAAGTGTCAAGTATGATCGGTCTGCACGGTGAGGTCCTGCACACCCAAATCATGGTATAGACCATGCACAAATTCAAGGATTGGCCGATCATCAATCCCTTTCTTCACCTGTCACCATCATCCACTAAAACTCAGTATCTACATTTAGTTAGTTATCCTGTCAAGAAAACACATTAGAGAACAACGAATCAATTACCTGAATTGACAATGAACCAACAACATGACCTGGCACCAATTCCCAAAAACGCGCCTGGGAGACTTCCAGAACATCTTCCTGAGCAGTAATCTAACCAAAATAAAGTATTCTTAGAAGCGAAACATTGACTCGTGAAGCAACATGTCGAAAGGAGAAGCAAACACAAGACTGAAGCGAGCAAATTTCAACCAAACACCAAAACACAAACATCCTTATAGCTGATTAGAACAATAACTTTGCGAAGTATTAAGTACAAACATGTGGGATATGCATATGCCCAAGTCAGATGGGAGCATTGGGCAAAGCACATTTATCGCAAGTAAAGTAATAACCTGTCTCAAGCATTTGCTCAAAGCAGTTTTCGGAATGCTGGGAGATGCCATTTGTAGCAAGACACCGCCAGTTGCCCTAAAGAGTGGAAGAACAATCGTAAACACAGCAGCAGCAACAAGTCCCAAACACAATACTTCTGCATTCTGAACCCTGTGAAGGAGACAAAAACAAGTAAAATTACAGGATCTCAAGTACTATGATTAGGAAAATCTCAAGCTCTTAATGCTTATTTTCATTCCATCCTCTCAAGATTGTAGTAACATAAAACGAAACAGTACTTACCCAATTGACAATAACCATGATGCCAATATCAGACCTGCACTGAGAAACCATTGAAGTATATAAGCTTGATTTGAATTTATAATGAGGAAAGGAAAAGCATTAACAA
This window contains:
- the LOC112754992 gene encoding uncharacterized protein; the protein is MDQKIEHFSHVHPLLLKEDHKNEDDGVKLVSCSACENQISGYFCDACRGTFNNGFVYHCSLCTYDLDISCASTWHPDDGHVHAFISLNSLQPFVCYACGDEAGEGSASFCTACQIWVHCSCAELPHTIIKHFHHHPLQLTYSLNRVYGFRDDITCGVCHGTMSSGFAGYYCSDCRFPMHLKCPAKQEEDFESDTEEEKDHEDETLALDKDKESNVDFGHNHLLTLIEELGLEFADKLCDGCVQAITAPPLYSCSENCGFLLHKSCADLPRTKQHRFHPHPLTLHSKAPSYDGIYRCDSCKSLSNGFVYRCDECQFDLDVRCGTLEDKVKHESHKHPLSVEKTNIARECKCCHSPSKYVLVCDVCDDFAIDCGCANLPSKIWNMCDKHVLNLIYYGQGKLIECNNCGICREKISPKKWWYYCEECDFGAHPSCVVDKSFSSVKFGGTFQYDAHSHPLALVEETGKHPPPPCEACGEGCKGWTLECEQCKCYFHREGKCFWEQLKKSSQYSTLSRTMRHKFAANVLAATPNVTDK
- the LOC112754994 gene encoding uncharacterized protein, coding for MGSIMRKDPSVVHFSHPHPLEFTTELNNNNNVTCFGCKLSFMNGESYYHCEPCNFSLHYACFKMPLITKHPSHSKHDLVLIVIPSSPATRATLRCAACGHHVTGFTYHCAECSSVFFHAFCLALPLSVAISPHPHRMELEFMPPYDFFCDLCTKSTYNIGWLYRCRMCEFDSHIACAVQNIEPQSVEHPSFTQANALMTQFTAHHGGGMVYEIMRLVATQIQQGKVVGSPSPSRGRDFRAYLEERTPLRDKSTPSRQFSEAYFSIDLNAKKDGDDQKSNKNHLSVVAERSEGDKSVKLNSAVFEELGEANHKVVMVMNQNSKQRLLPTPKTNHKPSHSGRDSGSSGWKKFLSCCL